The Anaerolineae bacterium DNA window GGCGCTGGCTCGCCGGGTGGACGCTGCCCCGGGGCTGGTCTTCTCCGGCCTGCAGGGCTACGAGGGCCACGCGGTCATGATCCCCGACTTCGAGCAGCGCCGGGCCACCGCCGAGAAGGCCATGGCCCACCTTACCGGCGTGCGCCGGTACATTGAGGAGAACGGGCTGCCGGTGGCCATCGTCAGCGGAGGCGGCACCGGCACCTACAACATCACCGGCAACTACCCCGGCGTGGATGAGGTCCAGGCGGGCTCCTACGTGACGATGGATGCGCGCTACTCCAGCATCGTGCCCGAGTTCCTGCCCGCCATGACCGTTCTCGCCAGCGTCATCAGCAAGCCCAGCGCCGGCCGGGCCATCACGGACGCGGGCATGAAGGCCATCACCCCCGAGTTCGGGATGCCGCCGGTGGTCAGGCCCGATGGCTTGACCACCGTCAAGCTCTCGGAAGAGCACGGCACCCTGGATGGGCCGGGGGCGACCTCCCTCAAGCTGGGCGACAAGGTGGAGCTCATCCCTTCGCACGGCTGCACCACCATCAACTTGCACGAGCGCTACTTCATCGTCCAGGGCGACCGGGTGGTGGACATGTGGCCCATTGAGGCACGGGGGCGCTTCACGTAGGGCGGGATTGCCCAGCATAGGGGCGGAGCCGCGAAGAGTAGGCCTCAGGCTCGCCTGGCGGCTCGGCGCCCCTGCGCCAGACTAGGCAGCCTGTCCAGCCATCACTCAGGAGCACCGCTATGTTCGTGGACATCCATGCCCACGCCTATCGCCGATTGCCTCCTCCTATGCCAGTGCGGTTCTGTACCGCCGAGGAGGTGATAGCCCGCTACGATCAAGTGGGCATAGAGCGGGGCGCAGTACTGCCCATTGTCAGCCCCGAGATCTACCTGCCTCAGGCGAACGAGGACATCCTCGAAATGGCGGCCCAGTACCCCGATCGGCTCATCCCTTTCTGCAACGTGGACCCCCGGGCTCTGACGAACGCCGCCGACGCTCCTCTGGGCGATCTCCTGCGCTACTACAAGGACCTGGGGTGCCGCGGTCTGGGCGAGGTCATGCCCAACCTGCCCGTCATGCATCCCCTGGTGCAGAACCTGTTCCGTCACGCCGAAGCTGTGGGGCTGCCCGTTACCTTCGACGGCTCCGACCAGCTGAGCGGCGATTTCGGCCTTTACGACGATCCAGGGCTTCCCCAGCTGGAGCATACCCTCCAGAAGTTCCCTGACCTGGTCCTTCTCGGTCACGGCCCCATCTTCTGGTCCGAGATCGCCCGCCTGGAGACTCCGG harbors:
- a CDS encoding DSD1 family PLP-dependent enzyme — its product is MNLEGSSKWDLDTPALVLDLDMLEANLAFMARFMAGASANLRPHAKTHKCAEIGRRQLEAGAVGITCAKLGEAEALAHVAPDILIANQIVGPTKIGRLVRLRRRTDVMVAVDDAGNVDELSQAAGAAGVSLRVLVEVDVGMGRCGVATAEEALALARRVDAAPGLVFSGLQGYEGHAVMIPDFEQRRATAEKAMAHLTGVRRYIEENGLPVAIVSGGGTGTYNITGNYPGVDEVQAGSYVTMDARYSSIVPEFLPAMTVLASVISKPSAGRAITDAGMKAITPEFGMPPVVRPDGLTTVKLSEEHGTLDGPGATSLKLGDKVELIPSHGCTTINLHERYFIVQGDRVVDMWPIEARGRFT
- a CDS encoding amidohydrolase family protein, which encodes MFVDIHAHAYRRLPPPMPVRFCTAEEVIARYDQVGIERGAVLPIVSPEIYLPQANEDILEMAAQYPDRLIPFCNVDPRALTNAADAPLGDLLRYYKDLGCRGLGEVMPNLPVMHPLVQNLFRHAEAVGLPVTFDGSDQLSGDFGLYDDPGLPQLEHTLQKFPDLVLLGHGPIFWSEIARLETPGERGFVFGPRGQVGRLPTRPIEEEGVVPVLFRRYPNLYGDLSDFTAYNALARDHEYGPRFLTEFQDRLLFGTDILSPTMPLPLTDLLRDWRDTGKISPLVFRKVARENAIRLLGLD